CAAGGCCACCGCGACGCAGAGCGCCACCTACAGCCAGACGCGCCACGCCATGCCCGAGCCCCAGCAGTTGCGCGGGGACACCGAGACCAACTTCGGCGACAAGGTCGGTGGGTTCTTCGGGTACGAGACCGACCACGCCAAAGAGGTCAAGGCGACGCAGGCGGCGCGCGAGCAGACGATCCGGGGGCTCGACCAGTACACCGAGGCCAGCCGGGACGCGCTGAACCAGTACCAGGGTATGAACAAGCCGCCGCAGTTCGAGGTGACGGCGGTGTCCAGCGTCGGCACGCCGGTGGCGGCGGTGGGGCAGTTCGGTGGGCCGGTGCCCGGGGTTCCCGGTGGTGTGCCGGGTGGTGGCCTGCCCGGCGGGCTGCCCGGTGGGGCCGGTCAGCTGCCCGGCGGCGGTTCGATCGGGTTGCCGCCGCAGTTGCCGGGTCAGCTGCCCGGCCAGTTGCCCGGTGGGTCGACCGGGTTGCTGCCCAACACCCCCGGTGCGCCGACGGTCCTGCCGCCGGCCGCGCTGGGGAAGGTCGGCGGGTCGAACTTCGGGCTGGGGCTCGGGCTCGGCATCGCCGGTGGGCTCGGGCTGGGGCTCGCGGCGACGCAGGCGCGCGGTGGGCAGGTCGTCCGGAACGCCGGCCCGGCCACGGCCGGTGGCAAGGCGCCCGAGGGGCCGGCCGGCGCCAAGGGCGCGGGCGGCGGCGGCGCGGCGGGCAAGGGCGGTGTGCCCGGCATGCCCGGCGCGCTGACCGGGAAGCCCGGCATCTCCGCGACGATCGGCGCCATCGACCCCGACGAGCGCGCCCCCGGTCGCGGTGCGGCGGGTGGCGCGGCGGGCAAGGCGGGCGCCGGCGCCTCGATGCTGCAGCCGGCGGCCAGCGCCAAGGGCGGTCCCGGCGAGGAGGACGGCGAGCACGTCCGCAAGTACGGCGTCGACTCCGACGACGTCTTCGGCGACGAGCGGATGGTC
This genomic window from Saccharothrix sp. HUAS TT1 contains:
- a CDS encoding PPE domain-containing protein, whose protein sequence is MGGFRQITDHRFEGYTNSGLAELVGQFQQGDAAQRFSDASHALRQLASTLDETDHVLREELKKLGIAWQGAAGDNAGKATTVSADVATSGTDAAQQNSKATATQSATYSQTRHAMPEPQQLRGDTETNFGDKVGGFFGYETDHAKEVKATQAAREQTIRGLDQYTEASRDALNQYQGMNKPPQFEVTAVSSVGTPVAAVGQFGGPVPGVPGGVPGGGLPGGLPGGAGQLPGGGSIGLPPQLPGQLPGQLPGGSTGLLPNTPGAPTVLPPAALGKVGGSNFGLGLGLGIAGGLGLGLAATQARGGQVVRNAGPATAGGKAPEGPAGAKGAGGGGAAGKGGVPGMPGALTGKPGISATIGAIDPDERAPGRGAAGGAAGKAGAGASMLQPAASAKGGPGEEDGEHVRKYGVDSDDVFGDERMVVQSVIGDDEPEKK